In the genome of uncultured Pseudomonas sp., the window CCTGCGGATGTCGAGGAGCTGCAACGCTACCTGGGCCCACGCACGGCGGATCAGCGGGTTATTGCCATGCCTGGCACGGGCACCAATGTGCCGATCTGGCTGCTCGGTTCCAGCCTGTTCAGCGCCCAGCTGGCCGGGGAAAAAGGCCTGCCCTATGCGTTCGCCTCGCACTTTGCGCCGCGCTATATGCATGAGGCGATTCGCGTCTACCGCAACCACTTCAAGCCCTCGGCGGTGCTCGACAAGCCCTACGTGATGCTCGGCGTGCCGCTGATTGCCGCCGACACGGATGAGCAGGCCGAATACCTGGCCACCTCGGCCTATCAGCGCATTCTCGCGCTGATTCGCGGCCAGAGCCTGGTGCAAAGACCGCCGGTCAACAGCACGCAGGGGCTGTGGCTGCCGCATGAAAAAGAAGCGGTGAGCAGCTTCTTTGGCCTGGCGATGATCGGCGGCCCGGAGAAGATCCGTACCCGTCTGGAGATGTTGCTGGAGCAGACCGGCGCCGATGAGCTGATTTTCACCTGCGACCTGTATGACTTTGCCGATCGGCTGCATGCCTTCGAGCTGGTCACGCAGCTGCGCTGAATAGGTGCGCCGGATCATTCGGCGAACTTGTACGGCGAATAGACCTCTCAACCCTGTAACCCCACGCACAGGAGAAGCCCGATGAAGAAGACCGCATCAGCCCACTGGCAAGGTGGCATCAAGGATGGCAAAGGCACTATTTCGAGCGAAAGCGGCGCGCTGGAAAAAGTACCTTATGGTTTTAATACGCGCTTTGCCGATCAGCCCGGCAGCAACCCGGAAGAGCTGCTCGGCGCCGCCCATGCCGGCTGTTTTTCCATGGCCCTGTCCAAGGAGCTTGGCGACGCTGGGATGACTGCCGAGAGCATCGATACCCGCGCCGAAGTGACCCTCGACAAACAGGATGGCGGCTTTGCCATCACCGCCGTGCACCTGTCCTTGCGCGCAAAAATCCCTGGGGCAGACCGCGCAGCTTTCGAGAAAGCGGTGAAGACCGCGAAGAACGGCTGCCCGGTGTCAAAAGTACTGAACGCCACCATCACTCTGGAGGCGATACTCGACAACTGATCACGGCGCGCATCAGAAGGTGCCGCAGCGCAGCACCTTGGCGCGCGCCAGCACGTTGCGCTGCGCATCGTAGAGCCAGGCCTGGGCTTTCATCTGCATGGGCCTGGCCTCGAGTCGGTAGCGCTGACCGGCGACGAAGCTGTCATAGCGCACGCGCAGCTCGCAGGTGACCTGGCGCGGCTCACTCAAGCCATCCAGGCCGCCGCCACTGTTCACTTCAAACTGAAAACGCGCCTGCAGCTCATGCGCGCCCGCTGGCACCTGAAAATAACGGCCATCATTCAACCGCCGGCCATCGAGCCGATCGGCCATGAGTAGGTTGCCGGCAGGACTGTACAACTCAACCCAGGCCTGGTGAGGGTCAGGCGGCGGCAGCGGCGAGGCGCACGCACTGAGCACCAACAAGCTGCCAAGCAAGGCCAGATAACGCATCAGACACCTCCACATTTTCACTGCCTGCTAGGCTACGCCGATCCTGCGCTGGTAGCGTGGCAGCCTGTCACTTCATGGGTAATCGCAATGTTCGACGCTCTGCGCAGGCGCTGGGTTCCGCTGCTAGCCGTAGCCACCTTGCTGCTGAGCGGCTGCAGCAGCCTGGATTATTACAGCCACCTGGCCGCCGGACAGTTGCAGCTGCTAAAGGCGCGCGAGCCCATTGCCGCGCTGCTGAACAAACCGACTGTCGACCCTCGCCTCAAGCAGCGTCTGGCCTTGGCCCAGCAGGCACGGGATTTCGCCAGTGCCGAACTGGGTCTGCCGGACAACCAAAGCTATCGCCTGTACGCCGATATCCAGCGGCCCTTCGTGGTGTGGAACGTGTTCGCCACCGCGGAGTTTTCCCTCAGCCCTGAACTGCATTGTTTCCCCATCGCCGGCTGCGTGGCCTATCGCGGTTACTACAGCCAGGGCCGCGCGCGCGGTGCAGCGGCCTTGCTCAAACAGCAGGGCCTGGATACTTATTTAGGCGGCGTCGAGGCCTATTCGACGCTGGGCTGGTTCGATGACCCGATTCTCAACAGCATGCTGCGCTGGAGTGATGAGCGTCTGGTGGCGGTGATCTTCCACGAACTGGCGCACCAGCAGTTGTATGTGCAGGACGACACGGCCTTCAATGAGTCCTTCGCCAGCTTTGTTGAGCATGCAGGCCTGCGCCAGTGGCGTGCCGCGCAAGGCTTACCGCCCGGCGACGCCAGCGGCGAACAACAGCGCGAGCAATTTATCGCCCTGGTTCTGGCCAGTAGGGCGCGCTTGCAACAGCTCTACGGCAGCGATCTGCCACCGGCACAGATGCGCCTGGGCAAGCAGGCCGAATTCGAGCGCCTGCGCACTGAATACCGCTCACTGCGCGACCGCGAATGGCAGGGCGTTGGCCCGTACGACAACTGGATCAACGCGCCGCTGAACAACGCCAAACTGTTGCCGTTTGGCCTCTATGATCAATGGGTGCCGGCCTTTGCCGCGCTGTTCGAGCAGGTCGGGCGCGACTGGCCAGGCTTTTATCAGCGCGTCGCGGCCCTCGGCAGACTACCGGCCAGCGAGCGACGTCAGCGCTTGGCGGCGTTATCCCCGGGCAGCGAGAACTTAGCGCGCTAAAACCCACTCCAAACTTTGTAGTGCCTGTTCACGCCAAAGGAGTGATGCCATGAACAAACTCATCCTGAGCGTAGCGCTGGGCCTGCTCAGCAGCAGCGTATTGGCCGCGCCGAAAGACTGCGAAGAGTTGCGTGCGGAAATTGAAGTGAAAATCCAGACCGCCGGCGTTGCCAGCTACACCCTGGAAATCGTGCCCAATGACGAAGCCACGGACCCCAACATGGTGGTCGGCAGCTGCGCCGGCGGCACCAAGAAAATCATCTATCAGAAAAATGGCTAACCGTAGGATGGGTTGAGCGCAGCGATACCCATGCAACTCATACGATGGGTAACGCCGCTACGCGCCTAACCCATCCTACGGTTTACTTCACAAACGCCTGATGCAGCTCGGCCAGGCTGTTGAAGTGATAGGTCGGTGCTTCGGCCTGTAACTCGCTAAAACTGCCAAAGCCATAACCCACCGCCGCGGCATGCAGGCCATTGCGCCGCGCGCCAATCAGGTCGTGTTTGCGATCA includes:
- a CDS encoding LLM class flavin-dependent oxidoreductase; amino-acid sequence: MSALAQIKLSTLDLAPIRDDGNAAQALHNSLTLAQHVERLGFERFWVAEHHNMDGIASSATSVLLGYLAAGTTRIRLGSGGVMLPNHAPLVIAEQFGTLATLYPGRIELGLGRAPGADHFTAQALRRDRIGSADDFPADVEELQRYLGPRTADQRVIAMPGTGTNVPIWLLGSSLFSAQLAGEKGLPYAFASHFAPRYMHEAIRVYRNHFKPSAVLDKPYVMLGVPLIAADTDEQAEYLATSAYQRILALIRGQSLVQRPPVNSTQGLWLPHEKEAVSSFFGLAMIGGPEKIRTRLEMLLEQTGADELIFTCDLYDFADRLHAFELVTQLR
- a CDS encoding OsmC family protein, which translates into the protein MKKTASAHWQGGIKDGKGTISSESGALEKVPYGFNTRFADQPGSNPEELLGAAHAGCFSMALSKELGDAGMTAESIDTRAEVTLDKQDGGFAITAVHLSLRAKIPGADRAAFEKAVKTAKNGCPVSKVLNATITLEAILDN
- a CDS encoding aminopeptidase; translated protein: MFDALRRRWVPLLAVATLLLSGCSSLDYYSHLAAGQLQLLKAREPIAALLNKPTVDPRLKQRLALAQQARDFASAELGLPDNQSYRLYADIQRPFVVWNVFATAEFSLSPELHCFPIAGCVAYRGYYSQGRARGAAALLKQQGLDTYLGGVEAYSTLGWFDDPILNSMLRWSDERLVAVIFHELAHQQLYVQDDTAFNESFASFVEHAGLRQWRAAQGLPPGDASGEQQREQFIALVLASRARLQQLYGSDLPPAQMRLGKQAEFERLRTEYRSLRDREWQGVGPYDNWINAPLNNAKLLPFGLYDQWVPAFAALFEQVGRDWPGFYQRVAALGRLPASERRQRLAALSPGSENLAR
- a CDS encoding DUF1161 domain-containing protein; amino-acid sequence: MNKLILSVALGLLSSSVLAAPKDCEELRAEIEVKIQTAGVASYTLEIVPNDEATDPNMVVGSCAGGTKKIIYQKNG